A genomic window from Streptomyces brevispora includes:
- a CDS encoding fluoride efflux transporter FluC, which yields MTDWLLVIAGALVGAPLRYYLGVDAKFRLHSVFPWGTFAANAGASLLLGFIAEAAADGDLGARLHLLLAAGFCGALSTWSTFSYELLTLTSARRVTLAAGYLLLTVCAGVGLSFAGAAVARAAF from the coding sequence ATGACCGACTGGCTGCTCGTCATCGCCGGGGCGCTGGTGGGCGCACCGCTGCGCTACTACCTCGGGGTCGACGCGAAGTTCCGTCTGCACAGCGTCTTCCCGTGGGGCACCTTCGCAGCCAACGCCGGCGCGTCCCTGCTGCTCGGCTTCATCGCCGAGGCGGCGGCCGACGGGGACCTGGGCGCCCGGCTCCATCTGCTGCTCGCCGCCGGGTTCTGCGGGGCCCTGTCGACCTGGTCGACGTTCTCGTACGAACTGCTGACCCTGACCTCCGCGCGCCGCGTGACCCTGGCGGCGGGCTATCTGCTGCTCACCGTGTGCGCGGGGGTGGGCCTCTCGTTCGCCGGGGCGGCCGTGGCCCGCGCGGCGTTCTGA
- a CDS encoding fluoride efflux transporter FluC, with product MSPKMRLNLHTHPDHHPGVQLSVVGAVAIGGAAGAVARHSAERLWPTGASAFPWTILLVNTVGCFLMGILMVTMKLRFPGAPRLISPLLGTGALGGFTSFSHYTDDVRKLFENHQPGYAVGCLVLTVVAALAAVTAGALATHFAFGRSYATENNAS from the coding sequence ATGTCCCCCAAGATGCGGCTGAACCTTCACACCCACCCCGATCACCACCCCGGGGTGCAGCTGTCCGTGGTGGGCGCCGTCGCGATCGGCGGTGCGGCCGGAGCCGTCGCCCGGCACAGCGCCGAACGTCTCTGGCCGACCGGCGCTTCGGCCTTCCCGTGGACGATTCTGCTGGTCAACACGGTGGGCTGTTTTCTGATGGGCATCCTGATGGTCACCATGAAGCTGCGCTTCCCAGGTGCTCCCCGGCTGATCAGCCCGCTGCTCGGCACCGGTGCGCTCGGCGGATTCACCTCGTTCTCGCACTACACGGACGACGTCCGGAAGCTGTTCGAGAACCATCAGCCGGGGTACGCGGTCGGCTGCCTGGTGCTGACCGTGGTGGCCGCACTGGCCGCCGTGACGGCGGGGGCGTTGGCCACCCACTTCGCCTTCGGGCGTTCCTACGCCACGGAAAATAACGCGTCATGA
- a CDS encoding urea transporter, with product MPLAEPEIVRRLESRQPSAYVLASLRGFGQVDLQAALLTGVAILIALWVSGWENGLSATLGTLIATATAYALAVDRAGIALGLQGYAGCLTGIALFSSLGNHLATYVLIVIGAMMCTLLMAALGTFLTPYGLTPLTAPFCLVSGVMVVGAPSFERVWHGAPAAVASTTTGDTAMSWSALWHAFFNNISQVFLIDSWYVGLIMLVGLALAGLRVVLYAAAGSVLGIVAAWVLGAPTALIANGIYGYNAVLVAIAIGAVFMANTVWTGVYALFGAAASTGLTASLTSFFKPFGGHTFTWPFILTTWVLMAAVPLLPRLRRSG from the coding sequence TTGCCTCTCGCCGAGCCGGAAATAGTCCGTCGGCTGGAGAGCCGTCAGCCGTCCGCGTATGTCCTTGCCTCCCTGCGGGGTTTCGGGCAGGTCGATCTCCAGGCCGCTCTGCTGACCGGCGTGGCGATTCTGATCGCGCTGTGGGTGTCGGGCTGGGAGAACGGCCTCTCCGCCACGCTCGGCACACTGATCGCGACCGCGACCGCCTACGCCCTCGCTGTCGACCGGGCGGGTATCGCGCTCGGCCTTCAGGGATATGCGGGCTGTCTGACAGGCATCGCCCTCTTCTCCTCGCTGGGGAACCACCTCGCCACCTATGTGCTGATCGTCATCGGCGCCATGATGTGCACCCTCCTGATGGCTGCTCTGGGCACCTTCCTCACCCCCTACGGGCTCACCCCCCTGACCGCGCCGTTCTGCCTGGTCTCCGGAGTGATGGTGGTGGGTGCCCCCTCGTTCGAGCGGGTCTGGCACGGCGCCCCGGCCGCAGTGGCCAGCACCACCACCGGGGACACCGCGATGTCCTGGAGCGCCCTGTGGCACGCGTTCTTCAACAACATCTCGCAGGTCTTCCTGATCGACAGCTGGTACGTCGGACTGATCATGCTCGTCGGTCTCGCCCTGGCAGGACTGCGCGTCGTGCTCTACGCGGCGGCCGGCAGCGTGCTCGGCATCGTCGCCGCCTGGGTGCTGGGCGCACCGACGGCCCTGATCGCCAACGGCATCTACGGATACAACGCGGTGCTCGTGGCCATCGCGATCGGTGCGGTGTTCATGGCGAACACGGTCTGGACCGGTGTGTACGCGCTGTTCGGCGCCGCGGCGAGCACCGGGCTGACGGCGTCGCTGACGTCCTTCTTCAAGCCCTTCGGCGGCCACACCTTCACCTGGCCGTTCATTCTCACCACCTGGGTGCTGATGGCCGCCGTGCCGCTGCTGCCCCGTCTGCGCCGGAGCGGCTGA
- a CDS encoding urease subunit gamma — MNLAPREIDKLLVYVVADLARKRQGRGLKLNYSESVALITEAILEAARDGQSVADCMELGRHVVGESDTMPGVREMLGLLQVEASFVDGTKLVSCHDPIGG; from the coding sequence ATGAACCTCGCCCCTCGCGAGATCGACAAGCTGCTGGTGTACGTGGTGGCCGACCTGGCCCGCAAACGCCAGGGACGTGGCCTCAAGCTCAACTACAGCGAGTCGGTCGCGCTGATCACCGAGGCGATCCTCGAAGCGGCGCGCGACGGCCAGAGCGTCGCGGACTGCATGGAACTGGGCCGCCACGTCGTGGGTGAGTCGGACACCATGCCCGGCGTGCGGGAGATGCTCGGCCTGCTCCAGGTCGAGGCGTCCTTCGTGGACGGTACGAAGCTGGTGTCCTGCCACGACCCGATCGGGGGCTGA
- a CDS encoding sirohydrochlorin chelatase: MAERFGVIAVCGREAAYGRALDGVVDPGVNVVPSGRELFRSVSAHLRRGEGTVVVPMTLGRDPELVADTARTLRAVPGGERAATVLAEPFGTAQHLVGWLRAAAGRVPETSALLVTAPSGDPFEDAELYRIAALVRRYGRHDLVEVAFTGGDPDPAEGVRRCRLLGAERVTLLPAGFAPPEAPEVSGAVRLPVDVAGPLVPASALRRVLAERVSDARRRWRERGDDGIATGLTAAENHGHSHTHPPGEGHDHGHGHHHGPGHTHMHQHPSADGAGQVIRSIA, encoded by the coding sequence GTGGCCGAGCGCTTCGGTGTCATCGCCGTGTGCGGCCGCGAAGCCGCGTACGGGCGGGCTCTGGACGGGGTCGTGGACCCCGGCGTGAACGTCGTGCCGAGCGGGCGCGAGCTGTTCCGGAGCGTCTCCGCGCACCTGCGCCGGGGCGAGGGCACCGTGGTCGTCCCGATGACGCTCGGCCGTGACCCCGAACTCGTCGCGGACACCGCCCGGACCCTGCGCGCCGTCCCCGGCGGTGAACGGGCCGCGACCGTGCTCGCCGAGCCGTTCGGCACCGCCCAGCACCTCGTCGGCTGGCTGCGCGCCGCCGCGGGCCGGGTCCCTGAGACCTCCGCCCTGCTGGTCACGGCCCCGTCCGGGGACCCGTTCGAGGACGCGGAGCTGTACCGGATCGCCGCGCTCGTACGCCGCTACGGGCGGCACGACCTGGTCGAGGTGGCGTTCACCGGAGGGGATCCCGACCCGGCCGAGGGCGTCCGGCGCTGCCGGCTGCTCGGCGCGGAGCGCGTGACGCTGCTTCCGGCCGGATTCGCGCCTCCGGAGGCGCCCGAGGTCTCCGGCGCGGTTCGGCTGCCCGTTGACGTGGCGGGTCCCCTCGTGCCCGCGTCCGCGCTGCGGCGGGTGCTGGCCGAGCGGGTGTCCGACGCCCGGCGGCGATGGCGCGAGCGCGGCGACGACGGTATCGCGACGGGGCTGACCGCGGCGGAGAACCACGGTCACTCCCACACCCACCCACCGGGCGAGGGACACGACCACGGTCATGGTCACCACCACGGCCCCGGACATACGCACATGCATCAGCACCCGTCCGCCGATGGAGCGGGCCAAGTCATCAGGAGCATCGCATGA
- a CDS encoding urease subunit beta: MTFRQKYIYGKDPVEINAGRRTLKLTVSNTGDRAVQISSHYHFFEVNSALSFDRHETLGMHLNIPAGTSVRFEPGGSREVELCAYAGTGRLVGFSGLLNGSLSSHPARVEAVRKAIEQGFQGAQGTPAAKNVKAAKPGAKDSKVTKEKKKGSR; encoded by the coding sequence ATGACGTTCCGTCAGAAGTACATCTACGGCAAGGACCCCGTCGAGATCAACGCGGGCCGCCGCACGCTGAAGCTCACCGTGAGCAACACCGGTGACCGTGCGGTGCAGATCAGCTCTCACTACCACTTCTTCGAGGTCAACTCGGCGCTGTCGTTCGACCGCCATGAGACGCTCGGCATGCACCTCAACATCCCCGCCGGCACCTCCGTGCGCTTCGAGCCCGGTGGTTCGCGTGAGGTCGAGCTGTGCGCGTACGCCGGAACCGGCCGTCTGGTCGGCTTCAGCGGGCTGCTCAACGGCAGCCTCTCCTCCCACCCGGCACGCGTCGAAGCCGTCCGCAAGGCCATCGAGCAGGGCTTCCAGGGAGCGCAGGGCACCCCCGCCGCCAAGAACGTCAAGGCAGCCAAGCCCGGCGCCAAGGACTCCAAGGTCACCAAGGAAAAGAAGAAGGGTTCGCGCTGA
- the ureC gene encoding urease subunit alpha translates to MPILPRKQYTDMFGPTVGDRFHLADTNLVVEVEKDYSEGQYGDEVLYGGGKTMRDGMASDPQATSAQGALDTVITNVVVIDPMVGVVKCDIGIKDGFIVGIGKSGNPQTQNNVDPDLVIGPGTEAIAGEHLIATAGAIDTHVHLISPQQAEQALTNGITTLIGGGTGPTDGTNGTTCTPGPFNIARFLQAAEGFPVNLGIMGKGNGSLPEALSEQIVAGACGLKVHEDWGATPAVIDNALNVADAHDVQVSIHTDSLNESGFFEDTRSAIDGRAIHTFHSEGAGGGHAPDIMRVAGEPNVLPSSTNPTLPYTKNSVDELLDMVMVCHHLSHDIPEDVSFADSRVRAETIAAESVLHDLGVISMFSSDSQAMGRIGESVTRAFQTAHHCKDKLGRLEGDSARNDNQRVLRYLAKVTINPAIASGIADHVGSIEKGKLADIVLWPIHSFAAKPKMVIKGGIVSWAQMGDPNASLPTPQPVIYRPMFGQLGKALQATHVTFMSQAGIAAGVPAELGLERQILPVRRTRTIGKHNMIRNDALPDIQVDPETFKVTLNGKVATIDPAETLPLNHLYFLV, encoded by the coding sequence ATGCCCATCCTGCCCCGCAAGCAGTACACCGACATGTTCGGCCCGACGGTCGGCGACCGCTTCCACCTCGCCGACACCAACCTCGTCGTCGAGGTCGAGAAGGACTACAGCGAGGGCCAGTACGGCGACGAGGTCCTCTACGGCGGCGGCAAGACCATGCGGGACGGCATGGCCTCCGACCCGCAGGCCACCAGTGCCCAGGGCGCACTCGACACCGTCATCACCAACGTCGTGGTCATCGACCCGATGGTCGGCGTCGTCAAGTGCGACATCGGCATCAAGGACGGCTTCATCGTCGGCATCGGCAAGTCCGGCAATCCGCAGACCCAGAACAACGTCGACCCGGACCTGGTCATCGGTCCCGGTACCGAAGCCATCGCGGGGGAGCACCTCATCGCCACCGCGGGCGCCATCGACACCCACGTGCACCTGATCTCCCCGCAACAGGCCGAGCAGGCGCTCACCAACGGCATCACCACCCTCATCGGCGGCGGCACCGGACCGACCGACGGCACCAACGGCACCACCTGCACCCCCGGCCCGTTCAACATCGCCAGGTTCCTCCAGGCCGCCGAGGGCTTCCCGGTCAACCTGGGCATCATGGGCAAGGGCAACGGCAGCCTGCCGGAAGCGCTCAGCGAGCAGATCGTCGCGGGCGCCTGCGGGCTCAAGGTGCACGAGGACTGGGGCGCCACCCCGGCCGTCATCGACAACGCTCTGAACGTCGCCGACGCGCACGACGTCCAGGTGTCCATCCACACCGACAGCCTGAACGAGAGCGGCTTCTTCGAGGACACCCGCTCCGCGATCGACGGCCGGGCCATCCACACCTTCCACAGCGAGGGCGCGGGCGGCGGCCACGCCCCCGACATCATGCGGGTCGCCGGCGAGCCGAACGTCCTGCCGTCCTCCACCAACCCGACCCTGCCCTACACCAAGAACTCGGTGGACGAGCTCCTGGACATGGTCATGGTCTGCCACCACCTCAGCCATGACATCCCCGAGGACGTGTCCTTCGCCGACAGCCGGGTGCGGGCCGAGACGATCGCCGCCGAGTCGGTGCTGCACGACCTCGGTGTGATCAGCATGTTCTCCTCCGACTCCCAGGCCATGGGCCGGATCGGGGAGTCCGTCACCCGGGCCTTCCAGACCGCGCACCACTGCAAGGACAAGCTCGGCAGGCTGGAGGGCGACTCGGCGCGCAACGACAACCAGCGGGTGCTGCGCTATCTCGCCAAGGTCACCATCAACCCGGCCATCGCTTCCGGCATCGCCGACCACGTGGGATCGATCGAGAAGGGCAAGCTCGCGGACATCGTGCTGTGGCCCATCCACTCCTTCGCGGCCAAGCCGAAGATGGTGATCAAGGGCGGCATCGTCTCCTGGGCGCAGATGGGTGACCCCAACGCCTCGCTGCCGACCCCGCAACCGGTCATCTACCGGCCGATGTTCGGCCAGCTCGGCAAGGCGCTGCAGGCGACTCATGTCACCTTCATGTCCCAGGCGGGCATCGCCGCCGGGGTGCCGGCCGAACTCGGCCTGGAACGGCAGATCCTGCCGGTCCGCCGCACCCGTACTATCGGCAAGCACAACATGATCCGCAACGACGCCCTGCCGGACATCCAGGTCGACCCGGAGACGTTCAAGGTCACGCTCAACGGCAAGGTCGCCACCATCGACCCGGCCGAGACGCTGCCCCTCAACCAC